A window of the Alnus glutinosa chromosome 4, dhAlnGlut1.1, whole genome shotgun sequence genome harbors these coding sequences:
- the LOC133866593 gene encoding alcohol dehydrogenase class-P-like isoform X3, with product MRRQWCLFAQWQAAMDSLSVRHIISATATHQGSPRRRDQASPIQRKGIHTQTGRLCFPVLSKKSDFQEKDTDTRLSQSKQRDRSSSSSSEIAMSSTAGQVIKCKAAVAWEAGKPLVIEEVEVAPPQANEVRVKILFTSLCHTDVYFWEAKGQTPLFPRIFGHEAGGIVESVGEGVTDLKLGDHVLPVFTGECKECRHCKSEESNMCDLLRINTDRGVMLNDGKTRFSINGKPIYHFVGTSTFSEYTVIHVGCLAKINPAAPLDKVCVLSCGISTGLGATLNVAKPKKGQSVAVFGLGAVGLAAAEGARIAGASRIIGVDLNPARFEEAKKFGVTEFVNPKDHDKPVQEVLAEMTDGGVDRAVECTGSIQAMISAFECVHDGWGVAVLVGVPSKDDAFKTHPMNLLNERTLKGTFFGNYKPRTDIPGVVEKYMNKELELEKFITHSVPFSEINKAFDLMLHGKSIRCIITMGA from the exons ATGAGGCGGCAATGGTGCTTGTTTGCACAATGGCAG GCAGCTATGGATTCACTTTCTGTAAGGCATATAATATCTGCAACTGCAACCCATCAAGGTTCGCCAAGGAGAAGAGATCAAGCAAGCCCAATTCAAAGAAAAGGGATTCACACCCAAACCGGGCGATTATGCTTCCCCGTTCTCTCCAAAAAGTCTGATTtccaag AGAAAGACACAGACACGCGTCTTTCACAATCAAAACAAAGAGAccgatcatcatcatcatcgtctGAGATAGCCATGTCGAGCACAGCCGGTCAGGTTATTAAGTGCAAAG CCGCGGTGGCATGGGAGGCTGGGAAGCCATTGGTGATTGAAGAAGTGGAGGTGGCACCACCTCAGGCAAACGAAGTCCGCGTGAAGATCCTCTTCACCTCCCTTTGCCACACTGATGTTTACTTCTGGGAAGCCAAG GGGCAGACGCCATTGTTTCCTCGCATATTTGGTCATGAAGCTGGAGG AATTGTGGAGAGTGTAGGCGAGGGCGTAACCGATCTCAAACTAGGGGACCATGTTCTCCCTGTCTTCACTGGGGAGTGCAAGGAGTGTCGCCACTGTAAGTCGGAGGAGAGCAACATGTGTGACCTCCTCAGGATTAATACTGACAGAGGCGTTATGCTTAATGATGGCAAGACGAGGTTCTCCATAAATGGAAAGCCTATTTACCACTTTGTTGGCACCTCCACATTTAGTGAATACACTGTTATCCATGTCGGCTGCCTCGCGAAGATCAACCCTGCCGCCCCATTAGACAAAGTTTGTGTTCTTAGTTGCGGAATATCCACAG GTCTTGGTGCCACTTTGAATGTTGCAAAACCCAAAAAGGGTCAATCTGTAGCCGTCTTTGGATTGGGTGCTGTTGGCCTTGCT GCTGCTGAAGGGGCAAGAATTGCTGGGGCTTCAAGAATCATTGGTGTTGATCTGAACCCTGCTCGTTTCGAGGAAG CCAAGAAGTTTGGTGTCACCGAATTTGTGAATCCAAAAGATCATGACAAGCCTGTTCAAGAG GTGCTTGCTGAGATGACCGACGGTGGAGTGGATCGGGCTGTTGAATGTACTGGAAGCATCCAGGCCATGATCTCAGCATTTGAATGCGTTCATGAT GGTTGGGGTGTTGCAGTACTTGTTGGAGTACCAAGTAAAGATGATGCATTCAAGACTCATCCTATGAACTTGTTGAATGAGAGGACTCTGAAGGGTACCTTCTTTGGAAACTACAAGCCCCGCACTGATATTCCTGGGGTCGTGGAAAAGTACATGAACAAG GAGCTGGAACTGGAGAAATTTATCACTCACTCAGTCCCTTTCTCGGAGATCAACAAAGCCTTTGACCTCATGCTTCATGGGAAGTCTATCCGCTGCATTATCACCATGGGTGCTTAA
- the LOC133866593 gene encoding alcohol dehydrogenase class-P-like isoform X1: MRRQWCLFAQWQVQAAMDSLSVRHIISATATHQGSPRRRDQASPIQRKGIHTQTGRLCFPVLSKKSDFQEKDTDTRLSQSKQRDRSSSSSSEIAMSSTAGQVIKCKAAVAWEAGKPLVIEEVEVAPPQANEVRVKILFTSLCHTDVYFWEAKGQTPLFPRIFGHEAGGIVESVGEGVTDLKLGDHVLPVFTGECKECRHCKSEESNMCDLLRINTDRGVMLNDGKTRFSINGKPIYHFVGTSTFSEYTVIHVGCLAKINPAAPLDKVCVLSCGISTGLGATLNVAKPKKGQSVAVFGLGAVGLAAAEGARIAGASRIIGVDLNPARFEEAKKFGVTEFVNPKDHDKPVQEVLAEMTDGGVDRAVECTGSIQAMISAFECVHDGWGVAVLVGVPSKDDAFKTHPMNLLNERTLKGTFFGNYKPRTDIPGVVEKYMNKELELEKFITHSVPFSEINKAFDLMLHGKSIRCIITMGA; this comes from the exons ATGAGGCGGCAATGGTGCTTGTTTGCACAATGGCAG GTGCAGGCAGCTATGGATTCACTTTCTGTAAGGCATATAATATCTGCAACTGCAACCCATCAAGGTTCGCCAAGGAGAAGAGATCAAGCAAGCCCAATTCAAAGAAAAGGGATTCACACCCAAACCGGGCGATTATGCTTCCCCGTTCTCTCCAAAAAGTCTGATTtccaag AGAAAGACACAGACACGCGTCTTTCACAATCAAAACAAAGAGAccgatcatcatcatcatcgtctGAGATAGCCATGTCGAGCACAGCCGGTCAGGTTATTAAGTGCAAAG CCGCGGTGGCATGGGAGGCTGGGAAGCCATTGGTGATTGAAGAAGTGGAGGTGGCACCACCTCAGGCAAACGAAGTCCGCGTGAAGATCCTCTTCACCTCCCTTTGCCACACTGATGTTTACTTCTGGGAAGCCAAG GGGCAGACGCCATTGTTTCCTCGCATATTTGGTCATGAAGCTGGAGG AATTGTGGAGAGTGTAGGCGAGGGCGTAACCGATCTCAAACTAGGGGACCATGTTCTCCCTGTCTTCACTGGGGAGTGCAAGGAGTGTCGCCACTGTAAGTCGGAGGAGAGCAACATGTGTGACCTCCTCAGGATTAATACTGACAGAGGCGTTATGCTTAATGATGGCAAGACGAGGTTCTCCATAAATGGAAAGCCTATTTACCACTTTGTTGGCACCTCCACATTTAGTGAATACACTGTTATCCATGTCGGCTGCCTCGCGAAGATCAACCCTGCCGCCCCATTAGACAAAGTTTGTGTTCTTAGTTGCGGAATATCCACAG GTCTTGGTGCCACTTTGAATGTTGCAAAACCCAAAAAGGGTCAATCTGTAGCCGTCTTTGGATTGGGTGCTGTTGGCCTTGCT GCTGCTGAAGGGGCAAGAATTGCTGGGGCTTCAAGAATCATTGGTGTTGATCTGAACCCTGCTCGTTTCGAGGAAG CCAAGAAGTTTGGTGTCACCGAATTTGTGAATCCAAAAGATCATGACAAGCCTGTTCAAGAG GTGCTTGCTGAGATGACCGACGGTGGAGTGGATCGGGCTGTTGAATGTACTGGAAGCATCCAGGCCATGATCTCAGCATTTGAATGCGTTCATGAT GGTTGGGGTGTTGCAGTACTTGTTGGAGTACCAAGTAAAGATGATGCATTCAAGACTCATCCTATGAACTTGTTGAATGAGAGGACTCTGAAGGGTACCTTCTTTGGAAACTACAAGCCCCGCACTGATATTCCTGGGGTCGTGGAAAAGTACATGAACAAG GAGCTGGAACTGGAGAAATTTATCACTCACTCAGTCCCTTTCTCGGAGATCAACAAAGCCTTTGACCTCATGCTTCATGGGAAGTCTATCCGCTGCATTATCACCATGGGTGCTTAA
- the LOC133866593 gene encoding alcohol dehydrogenase class-P-like isoform X2, translated as MRRQWCLFAQWQVQAAMDSLSVRHIISATATHQGSPRRRDQASPIQRKGIHTQTGRLCFPVLSKKSDFQDTDTRLSQSKQRDRSSSSSSEIAMSSTAGQVIKCKAAVAWEAGKPLVIEEVEVAPPQANEVRVKILFTSLCHTDVYFWEAKGQTPLFPRIFGHEAGGIVESVGEGVTDLKLGDHVLPVFTGECKECRHCKSEESNMCDLLRINTDRGVMLNDGKTRFSINGKPIYHFVGTSTFSEYTVIHVGCLAKINPAAPLDKVCVLSCGISTGLGATLNVAKPKKGQSVAVFGLGAVGLAAAEGARIAGASRIIGVDLNPARFEEAKKFGVTEFVNPKDHDKPVQEVLAEMTDGGVDRAVECTGSIQAMISAFECVHDGWGVAVLVGVPSKDDAFKTHPMNLLNERTLKGTFFGNYKPRTDIPGVVEKYMNKELELEKFITHSVPFSEINKAFDLMLHGKSIRCIITMGA; from the exons ATGAGGCGGCAATGGTGCTTGTTTGCACAATGGCAG GTGCAGGCAGCTATGGATTCACTTTCTGTAAGGCATATAATATCTGCAACTGCAACCCATCAAGGTTCGCCAAGGAGAAGAGATCAAGCAAGCCCAATTCAAAGAAAAGGGATTCACACCCAAACCGGGCGATTATGCTTCCCCGTTCTCTCCAAAAAGTCTGATTtccaag ACACAGACACGCGTCTTTCACAATCAAAACAAAGAGAccgatcatcatcatcatcgtctGAGATAGCCATGTCGAGCACAGCCGGTCAGGTTATTAAGTGCAAAG CCGCGGTGGCATGGGAGGCTGGGAAGCCATTGGTGATTGAAGAAGTGGAGGTGGCACCACCTCAGGCAAACGAAGTCCGCGTGAAGATCCTCTTCACCTCCCTTTGCCACACTGATGTTTACTTCTGGGAAGCCAAG GGGCAGACGCCATTGTTTCCTCGCATATTTGGTCATGAAGCTGGAGG AATTGTGGAGAGTGTAGGCGAGGGCGTAACCGATCTCAAACTAGGGGACCATGTTCTCCCTGTCTTCACTGGGGAGTGCAAGGAGTGTCGCCACTGTAAGTCGGAGGAGAGCAACATGTGTGACCTCCTCAGGATTAATACTGACAGAGGCGTTATGCTTAATGATGGCAAGACGAGGTTCTCCATAAATGGAAAGCCTATTTACCACTTTGTTGGCACCTCCACATTTAGTGAATACACTGTTATCCATGTCGGCTGCCTCGCGAAGATCAACCCTGCCGCCCCATTAGACAAAGTTTGTGTTCTTAGTTGCGGAATATCCACAG GTCTTGGTGCCACTTTGAATGTTGCAAAACCCAAAAAGGGTCAATCTGTAGCCGTCTTTGGATTGGGTGCTGTTGGCCTTGCT GCTGCTGAAGGGGCAAGAATTGCTGGGGCTTCAAGAATCATTGGTGTTGATCTGAACCCTGCTCGTTTCGAGGAAG CCAAGAAGTTTGGTGTCACCGAATTTGTGAATCCAAAAGATCATGACAAGCCTGTTCAAGAG GTGCTTGCTGAGATGACCGACGGTGGAGTGGATCGGGCTGTTGAATGTACTGGAAGCATCCAGGCCATGATCTCAGCATTTGAATGCGTTCATGAT GGTTGGGGTGTTGCAGTACTTGTTGGAGTACCAAGTAAAGATGATGCATTCAAGACTCATCCTATGAACTTGTTGAATGAGAGGACTCTGAAGGGTACCTTCTTTGGAAACTACAAGCCCCGCACTGATATTCCTGGGGTCGTGGAAAAGTACATGAACAAG GAGCTGGAACTGGAGAAATTTATCACTCACTCAGTCCCTTTCTCGGAGATCAACAAAGCCTTTGACCTCATGCTTCATGGGAAGTCTATCCGCTGCATTATCACCATGGGTGCTTAA